From Streptomyces sp. SCSIO 75703:
TCGGCCGCCGCCCTCAACCAGGCGCTCGGCGAAGGGCTCCACCTGCTGCTGACGCCGGGCGTCTACCGGCTGGACGGCACGATCGAGGTCGACCGCGCGGACACCGTCGTCCTCGGCCTCGGGTACGCCACGCTGATCCCCGACAACGGGGCCACCGCGGTACGGGTCGCCGACGTGGACGGCGTCCGGCTCGCCGGCTTCCTCGTCGACGCGGGCCCCGTCAACTCCGAGGTCCTGGTGGAGGTCGGACCGCAGGGCGCCTCGCGGGACCACTCGGCCAACCCGACCACCGTCCAGGACGTGTTCGTGCGCATCGGCGGCGCGGGCCCCGGCAAGGCGACGCACAGCCTGGTCGTCAACAGCCGCCACACCATCGTCGACCACACCTGGATCTGGCGTGCCGACCACGGCGACGGCGTCGGCTGGGAGACCAACCGGGCCGACTACGGCGTCGTCGTCAACGGCGACGACGTGCTGTGCACCGGTCTGTTCGTCGAGCACTTCAACAAGTACGACGTCCAGTGGAACGGCGAACGGGGCCGCACGATCTTCTACCAGAACGAGAAGGCGTACGACGCCCCCGACCAGGCCGCCATCCAGAACGGCTCCCTCAACGGATACGCCGCGTACAAGGTCGGCGACCACGTGACCGAGCACGAGGGCTGGGGGATGGGAAGTTACTGCTACTACAACGTCGACCCGTCCATCGTCCAGCACCACGGCTTCGCCGCCCCCGAACGCCCCGGCGTCCGCTTCCACGGCCTCCTGGTGGTCTCCCTGAGCGGCCACGGCCAGTACGAACACGTCATCAACGACACCGGCGCCCCCACCTCGGGCACGTCCACCGTCCCGTCGACGGTGGTGTCCTTCCCCTGACGGCCCCGGCTCCCTGGCCGGCCCTTCCCCCGGCGGGAGGGGCCGGCCCGTTCCCGCGCCGAGTCAGCCCAGCCGCCGCAGGGCGTCACCGCGCGCACGGTAAGCGCTTTCGAGCGCGTCCCCACGCAACACCCCCCGCGCCTCCTCGTCCACGCCCACGGCCTTCCCCCACACGTCGGCCATGTCGGCGCTCTGCTCCTCAAGTGCGGCCGGGCTCTCCTCGACACCCCGGGACAGCAGGGACCGCCGCCAGGAGACCACCAGGTGATCCACCGGTTCCTCGGCGTACGCGGGAGGCGGGGACGCCTTCCCCGTGAGCCCTTCGAACACGTCACGTACCCACCGCCCTCCCTCCTTCTTCCGGACGTCGGCGGCCACGGCGTCGAGCGCGCCAAGGGTACGAGCGTTACGTACTGTCGGCGCGGTCAACTCGGCACCGGTGGCGCCGGTTCCGACCACGGCGAGCCCCTCCGCAGCATGCCGGGTCGCCGCCATCCGCAGAGCGACGTACCCGGAGGCGTCCTCGGAGAGTGCCCGCACAGCTCGCAGCAACGCGTCACGCGGTACAGCCATATGCACCCCGTCGGCGTCCTCCCAGGCCGGCCTGGTGGGCGGGGCGTTCCTGACGTAGTCCGCGGTACCGATACCCAGGATGGCCTCGGTGTCCGCCGCGTAGTCGGCCAACGCCTCGGCTAGCGGCACCCTCAGCGCGGGCTCCAGCCGGCCCCCGCCGCGCTCGATCTGTCGGTCGACAGCCACGAGCACGTCTTTCATGGCCTGCGCCTGCTCCGGTGAATGCTCCCCTGGCACAGCCCCCACGGTCGCCCTCTTGACCGCGGCCCCGAATTCGGCACAGCTCATGCCGGACGCGTCGTCACCCAACGCGTCCCGCACCCGTCCGTCCCGCACCAACTCCCGGCAATCCCTGGAATCCCCCCGAGACCCCCCGAACCACCAAGCCCCGATTCCGCCGACCCCAGCCAGACACACCACCACGAAAACAACCCAGACAACCCACGACCGCCGGAGCGTGGACGAAGAAGCCTCAGACATAATCTTCCTTGTTGGGCGCCGATAGAGGGAGAAGGCCATCAGTTCACTGTGTCCGTCAAGTATTTCTGGGCCAACCCTTGGCCCCGGTCGTGACCATTGAGAATGCCATCGACGAGGACAGCTACTTGCGCCTTTCCTTGATCCGTTGCGGTATCGATGTCGGTCCGGCCATTCGCCCAAGCATCGACCATGATGACCATCTGATTATTTACGTTGAGGTACTCATCCGCAATCGCAGCGTTGGCCCGCGCATCCGCCTCAGCCTTCATGGAATTCGCCCACTCCCAGGCCCAGGTATCTACTCCGCGCTGAAGAGCATCACCGACTACTATCGAGCCACCACCAGTAGGAATCGCCAGCGGAGTCACAGCTCCACCAATAATATGGTAAGCGATCTTTGATTTCCAGTCTGCCTCATTGTAATCAGCCAAGCGTCCATCGTTCACCACATCCTCACGGATGGCCGAATAGGCTCCGAGTGTGGCACCGGACTTACTCAGGGGCGCGGATCGCTCAAATTCAGTCGATCCCTCTGGGATATCACGCAACTCCATATCGATGTATCTGGATTCCGCCTTGTGCAGGGTTGCATACGCCACCGGATCCTCCGACAGTCCCCGTATCACTTGGACGAGATCCTTCTGCGACGTTGCGAGGTGCGCCGTACCGCCGTCGTGGAAGTAACCAGCTCCTGTTGCCGCGCGGACGTAGTCGGCATCCATACCACCAAGAATTTCATGCGTGTCGTTGGTGTATTGCGCAAGCGCATTGGCAAGCGGCCGCCGAAGGTTCTCATGCACGGGAGCATCTGTGCCGTTGTCCGGTTTGAGCTCCTCGATAATCCCGTGCATCACACGTGCCTGCTCACTTGTGTGCGGCACCTCAGGCCAAGGATCCTCACCATTCTCGAGTGGCATTTTCCCGGTTGCCCCAGCCTCCAGAGCCACCGCCAGACCTGTCCGACTGAACGGATCATCAATCGACATGTTGGGAAAACCGCCCAGCAAGCGTGGAGGCCATTCCCGCTCGTGGAGCAGGTACTCGAGGTGGTTGTTGTCGACGTGGTCGGCGCCGGAGCCGTTGCCCGCGGGGTCGAAGAAGGCGGTGGCCGCGTCGGGGTTCCTGCTCATCACGGAGAGCAGTCCGTCGAGGGCGTCCGCCCGGACGCCCTCGTGGCCGGCGCCCCACTCGGTGAAGATGTTGGGCTGCTTCTTCTCGGCGGCTATGAGGTCGTCGGCGAGCTGGTAGAGGAACTGGTCGTCGAACTCGGCGTCGGCGTGCTGCATCAGCGCGACGAAGGACTGGTAACCGTACATCGGCTCGGAGTTGGAGCCGTAGTTCTTTGTGCCGTAGGTGTCGAGGCTGCCGGTCCACTCGCGGTAGAACCTGCCGTCCTCGCCGGCGACCCAGTCCTTGAACTTCTGTGATCCTGGGGGCGCGTCGGCGACCGAGCCGGGCACCCGGGTGGCCCTGGCGACGGTGTCGGCGAGCCCGCTCTGCAACGCCTGGTAGCGGTCCTTGTCCTTGCCGTCGAGGGCGAGTTCGTTGAGTTCGTTGCCGAGCTTGATGGTGCCGTCCGGGCCGAGGCCCTGCAGCAGGGTCCGGCTGAACACCTTGTCGTCGGAGTTGTCCCTGAAGGCGCGTTCCAGCTCGGCGAGTTCGGCGGCCGAGACCTTCTTGCCGTCGGCGAGCCGGGTGGCGATGTCCCGGGCGTTCTCGGCCTCGTACTTCTCGATGTCGCCGTAGGCGTGGCCGTTGAAGCCGTTGAGGGTGCCGTCGGTGGCGTCGGTGTCGACGACGACCGCGGTGAAGGCGATGTCGACGCCCTTGTCGGCGTCCGTCACGTCCTTGACCAGTTGGTCTATGCGGTTCTGCCAGGAGGTGACGCTCTTGCGCACGCTGTCCTGGTAGTCGGGGTCGTGGTGGTAGGCGGTGCGGGCGGTGTTGTTGAGCCGCGCAGTGTCGAACGCGACGATCCCCTGGTCGGAGACCTTCATCCCGTCGTTGATGGCGTCCTGGCGGGCGCTGGTGAGCTTGCCGCGCAGGTCGACGAACTGGGTGTGGGCGTCGCGGAGCAGCGAGGCGATGGCCTTCGCCTCGGTCTGGGCGCTCTGGTACTCCTTGAGGGTGATGTCGAAGCGGCGGTTGGCGACGTCCGCGCTGAGCCCCAGCCAGAGCGGTCCCATCGTGATGCCGTGCACGTCCCGCTTGTAGGCCTTCTCCTGCTTCTGGAACTCCTTGGCCATGTCGTCCCAGCCCTCGGCGGCCGTGGTGAGCGTGGCCAGGTCCGTCGTCATGATCTCGTGGTACGTCGGCATGGTTCCCCGTGGTGCGTGCGCGTGGACGTGGACGAAGCGGTGCTGTGCCGGGGGGACGCCCCGGCGGGTGGCGCGGTACGGGTGTCTCAGTAGCCGTCGAGGCTGGAGGACTGGCGCACACCCTGACCGACGCCGAAGTCGGTGTTCTGGAACAGGATGTTGGTGCTCCGCAGGGCTTCCTTCTCGCCGCCGAGCCGGTTCATCAGGTTCTGCACCTGCTCGCCCCAGGCCTTGTGCGCCTTCTTCAGCGCCGAGGAGGTGACCCAGCCCTCGCCGTCCTTCGGGGCGAACGCCTTGACCGCGGCGCCGGTCGGCTCGTCCGCCGTCTCGCCGGCCTTGCGGGTGTCCGGTTCGAGGTGCTCCTCGATGGCCTTCGCCGCGGCCTTCTTCTGCGCGGGGCTGGAGGCGAGGTCCGCCGTGCCGCCGCCCAGGGGAACCGGCGGGCCGCCGGGCTCCGCGGGGTACTGATTCAGCCTCGTCCCGACCGGCTGCCCGGCCCCTTCGCCGTACTGTTCCGCGACCGGCTCCGCCATGATCCCTCTCCCCGTTCCCCTCGATTGGCGTGCACCCGCCAGACTATCAACGAGGGTCCGTCACCCACCCTCTGAGCTGGCCAGATGCCGGAATGACCGACGGCCCCTCCGGGTCGGTCAGGCCGTAGCGGGTCGGCATCCGGTGCAAGGTCGACCTGTCCAGCAGCGCGCGAGGGGTGAGCGTGCGGAACTCGGTGTCGCTCGGGGTGTTCCTCGCAGTGGCCGCTTCCTCAGGGTGCCGCTTACCCTTGTCGAACTGGCGGGACGCGGCATCGCCGCAGACGCGGCTGCGACCCGTTGGGTGTTGGAGGTAGGGAAACCACACCTGGATGGCTTCACGCTGGCGGACAAGCTGATCAGCCGCGGTGAACTGGAAGATCAGCTTGTTGAGCTGTGGCAGGCGTATGCGCACGGCGGGATCGACGCGGCGGTCTTCGAAGCCCGGTTGGCAGAGATCGTCGGGGCCGTCGAGCGGTGGTCCTCGGTTTCCGCGGAAGCCTCCTCAAGCCGCCTTCGTCGGGTAATCGATCCAGGCGCGGATGGGTGAGTCGGACGCGAAGGCTGTCTTCGGTTCGGTGCGGGTGTTGCGCCAGCGGATGTAGGCAGCGAGGGCGGCGTTCTGTTCGTCGTGGCTGCGGTGGTCGGTGGCGTTGAGGGCGAAGTAGCGCAGGTCGGCGAACTCGGCCTCGATCCAGTTCAGCCAGGAGCCGTAGGGCCGGCAGGAAGACCAGCTCGACGTCGTGGCCGCCCGCCCAGGCGCGGACCTTGGCGTGCCTGTGCGGGGAGAAGTTGTCCAGCACCACATACAGCTTCTGACCGGGCCAGCGGGCGCGCAGGGCCTTGAGGAGAGCGAGGAACTCGCGCCAGCGCTTGCGCGGGCGGATGCGGTAGTACAGCTTGCCGGCGGCCAGGTCGAGGGCGGCGAGCATGTGCATTACGCTGTTGTATCGGTTGTAGGTGGCCCGCAGCCTGCTCGGACGCCGCACCGGGCCCCATGCCTTGACCTTGCGGGGCATCAGGTTCAGCGGCCCGAACTCGTCGACGCATATCACCCGTACATCCGTCGGCGGGGTGTCGTACAGCGCCAGGATGCGGTGCATCTTGGCGATGAACTCCGGGTCAGTGGACGCCTTCCACGTGGTGGTGGTCTGCCAAAAAGACCTTGCCGGCGTGCAGGATCCGGCGCAGCGTCTCCCGGCTGATGGCCGCGGTCACCTTCTGCTTGACCAGGTGCTCGGCGAGCTTGCTCAGGCTCCAGGTGGAGAACGCGGTGATCCTCCAGTCGGCGGGGGACGTCCGGGCGATCAGGCAGATGCGCTCACGCACCTGGTCACTGATCGTCTGGGGGCGTTCCCGCTCCATTTTGGGTCCAGCGCGTCCAGCCCCCGCTCATTGAAGGCGTGGATGACATCGCGGACGTAGTCCTCGGCGACCTGCATCAGCACGGTGATGTCCTTGACCGTCTGGCCCTGGGCGGACATCAGCACCACGATCGCCCGGCGGAGTTTCACCGGGTCCTTCGCGGTCCGGCTGATCCGCTGCAGCTTCCGGCCCTCCTCCATGCTCACCGGCCGGACGAACACGCTTGGTCGACGTCCCACGACCACCTCCAAGATCAGGTCTTGGAGACAGTCTGCTGACCGACGAACAGCAGGTCGATTACCAGGCCAAGGCTGCGTGACGAGCCACTAGACCAACCACTTCCCCTCGCGCATCAGGGTCCGTCCGGTCATCTCGGGAACCGTTCCCCATGCCTGCAGCACGTGCGGGGTGACCTGGAAGAAGACGTACGAGGGGTGGTCCTCGCGAGGGTCCCAGCCGTCCTTGGCGGCGAAGGCGTCGCCGACCTCGGCGGGAAGCTCTTCGCGGGTCAGCATGCGCGCGGTGCCGTGCATCAGGACCACGTCCCGGCTGTGGCCGAAGCTGAGCCGTACCCGGCCCGAGGCACACAGGTTGCGACCGGTCGGGTTGGTGTCGAGGGTGGACAGCCACACCGCCTCGCCGTCCCACCAGAAGGCCAGCGGAACGAGGCACGGCTCGCCGGTGGCGTCCGCCGTGGCGACCCATACGTCGTTGTCCCGCGTGAGCCGCTCGAGCGCCTCACGCTTGCGCTGTTCCGGGCCACGGGGCCCGCCGGGATGAGCGTCAACTACCGTCATATGAAGAGGATATGACGTGCAACGCCTGGCTCATCCGGCTGCGGCGGAACGAGAGTCCGTCTCTTCGGTCATCAGGGAAGCGATGCGCACCACAGGCGAGCCGGGATGCGTCGGCGGCACCTGCCGGCCTTCCGGTGCGTCCTGCCGTGCCGTGCAGTGGTCGAGGCGGAGTTCGGACGACGTGCTCGCCGGCGGCCCATCGGCTGTTGGGCCCGCCTCATCCGCGAGGCAGTCACGCCGCGCCCGCGTGACGCCATGGCCGGGATCGATGTCACCCAGCCGCAGCACCGGGTACTCAACCGGGCAGCCGGTGGGCCCACGGCGCCCAGCCGCGAATCGGAACCGCGGCGAGACGCGGAGCGGCCTGGTAGGCGAGGGCGAGCAGATGAGGCCCCACGGCCCCACGGGTACTCTGCACACTCGACGGCTCCGATGTCCCGTGGGGCTCGGCGCAGAACGGGGAACCGACACATGTTCGCTCTGCTGGCGCTTCCCGCGCTGTTCGCCGTTCCCGTGTGGGTCGTCGCCGTCGTGTGCAGGCTGGTGTCCGTCGCACTGCCGGGGCGGCGGCCCGACTGGCGTGTGCGGCTGCCGCGTTGGGGGGCCGGAATGCTGGCGGCGGCCTCGGCGGGGCTCCTGGTGCTGGCGCTCGGTAACGCCGAGATGTCCGACCACGAGTCCCGGTCGGGGACGGACTCCTCCCCCGCGCCCGCCCGCCGCGACGCCGCGCCCGACCTCGTGGCCCGCCTCGTCGGCCACCGCATGTCCTACCTGCCCCCGGCCTTCGACTGCGTGCTCGACGACGGGACGACGTACCCGAGTTCGCCGAGTTACGCATGGCTCAACCATCTGGCCGCGGCCTCCGCCGTGGCGTCCGCGCTGCTCGCGGTGGGGGCGCGGTACGCCGGGGAGCGGCCGGAACCGGGACGGCGGAGTACGGCGCGGGGCACCGCGGCGAACTGACCGGTGGAGCGCCTTGGCCGGATGCGGTCCCCGGGTGAGTGGGCCGCCGTATAGTCCCGGGCCATGCCCGATTCCCTGGCCCGGCCCTCGCTCTGGCGCAACCCTCAGTTCGTCCTCCTGGCCTCGGCCCGGGTCGTTTCGGTGATGGGGAACGGTTTCGCCCGGGTGGCGCTCGCCTTCGCCGTCCTGTCCCTGCCGGGCGCGAGTCCGGGGCGGCTGTCGCTGGTGCTGGCCTGCCAGACCGTGCCCCAGTTGCTGTTCATCTTCTGGGGCGGCGTCCTCGCCGACCGCATGTCGCGGTCCCGGCTCATGGCGATGGCGGACGTCCTCGGCGCCGCCGCGTACGGCGGGCTGGCGGCGCTGGTGCTCGCCGGGCACGCGCCACTGTTCCTCCTCTGCGCGCTCACCGTGGCCGCCGGCACCGCCACAGCACTGTTCTCCCCCGCGATGGACGGTGCCGTGCCCCTGGTCGTGCCGGCCGCGCGGCTCCAGGAGGCCAACGGTCTGCTCCGGGTGGGCACCAACATCTCCCTGCTGCTGGGGCTCGCCCTGTCCGGTGTGGCGGTCGCCTCGATGGGCGCCGGCTGGGCGCTCGCCCTGAACGCGTTCTCCTTCGCGGTCAGCGCGGTCCTGACGTGGCTGCTGCGCATCGGCGAGCGTCCGCCGAGGGCGTCGTCGGGGTGGACGGACCTGCGGGAGGGCTGGCGGGAGTTCTCCTCACGCCAGTGGCTGTGGGTCGTCGTCGGCCAGTACACCCTCGTGGTGGCCGCGCTGAACGCCTTCGCGGGGGTGCTGGGCCCGCTGGCCACCCAGGACGGACGGGGCGGGGCGCGTGTCTGGTCGGTGATCGTCGCCGCGCAGGCACTCGGGGCCGTGGTGGGCGCGGGCCTGGCGGCCCGGGTGCGGGTGGGGCGGCCGGTCCTGGTCGCGGTGCTGGCGACGCTGCCGATGGCCGTGCCGATGGCCCTGATGGGGGCGGGGGCCCCGGTGTGGCTGATCGCGGCGGCGATGTTCGCCTCGGGGCTCTCGACGGACGTCTTCTCCGTCCTGTGGTCGACCACCATCCAGCGGGAGGTGCCGGAGGAGGTGCTGTCCCGGGTGATCTCGTACGACTGGTTCGGTTCCCTCGCCTTCGCGCCGCTGGGCCTGCTGGTGGCGGGCCCGGCCGCCGCGGTCTGGGGCACGGGCCCGGCCCTCGTCGTCTGTTCCGGCGTGATCGTCGTCGCCACGCTGGGGGCTCTGGCCGCCCCACAGGTTCGCGGGCTCCGCACCCGCGTCCCGCACGATGGCCCCGTGCCCCTGTCGCCGGGCTCCGCGGACGCCCGGCCCGCGGGTGGCGAGGCGGTGGGCTGACGGGACGGGGGCGGCCCTCTCAGCGGCGGTGGACGGTGACCGCGTAGCCGCCGTTGTCGTAGGGGTCGGCGTCCCAGGTGGCGAACCGGTCGACGAGGGTGAGGCCGGCCGCGGCGCAGTGGTCGTCGTACTGGGCCAGGGTGAGGCCGGGCGGGACGGGCAGGTGGGCCTCGTCGAGGCCGAAGCCGGCGACGAACAGGCCACCGGGGCGCAGCACGGAGGCGAGTCGGCGAACTACCTCGGCCTCGGTACCGGGGGCGAGCAGCGGGAGCACGTTGCCCGCGGCGACGACGAGGTCGAAGTCGGCCGTGATTCCGAGCCGGTCCGGGTCGAAACCGGCGAGGTCGGCCTGGTGCCAGGGAAGTTCCGGGGCCTGCTCGCGGGCGACGGCGAGCATGGAGGCGTCGAGGTCCACGCCGACGCAGTCGTGACCGAGCTGGGCGAGCCGGATCATGACCCGCCCCGTACCACACCCGGCGTCGAGCACCCGGGCACCGTCGGGCAGGAGAGCGGCGCAGAACCGTGCCTCGCCGTGCGTGTCCTTGCCGCTGCGGGCCAGCTCCGCGAACCGTTCCGCGTAGTCCTGCCCGGACGTCTCTCCGGTGAGCTGCCTCCATCGACTCATGGCGCCACTATAAGACGTCGTCTCCTTGGGGGAGTTCCCGATTCCGCGGCCGTGGGGATCGTAGAGCGCTTGGTGCCGGGCGGGTTGTGGGAGATGTTCCAGCGGGTGGTGCCGCCCGCCCCGACACGGCCAGAGGGCGGCGGCCGACGCCGCTACGCGGCCGGGAGGTGCCGGCCGCGATCGTGTTCGTGGCCACGTCCGGGTGCACCTGGACGCCGCTGCCGCCGTCGTTCGGGCACTCCGGGCCGACCGTCCACCGCCGGTTCACCGAGTGGACCCACGCCCGGGTCTGGGCCAGGCCGCACCGCCTGGTGCTGGACGAGTTCGGGTGTGGTGAGCGGGACTGGTCCCGGTGCGCGGTCGACTCGGTCGCCTCGCCGCATGAGACGACGTCTTACCCCCGGCGACGCAGTCACCGGGCGAGGCGCTCCCCGCCCTACGAGGACCGGTCCGTGACGCCCCGGTTCCGTGACCGGCCTCGTTCGACACGACGGGAACTCTGGGCCGGCATCGGAGTCAGGGCCGAGCCGCGGGCACAGGTCCGGGGCCGCCTCCCGGCAGGAGCCCGGGTGTGTTCGGTGCGGGTGTGGGCTGTGCCGTTTTCCGGAGGCGGGCGGGGGAGAGTTTGAGACACCCCGTACGCTTAGGCGAGCCTTAGCTAAGTGATACGGGGAAGGGTTTATGTCAGGAGCCGCAAGACGCCGCTTCGGGTGGCTGGTCGCCATCCTTCTCCTGTTGTTGCTGGCGGTGCTGCTCAGTCTCGCGGTGGGCAGTCGCGCGGTGGCCCCCTCGGTGGTCTGGGACGCCCTGCTGCACGGCGGGACCAGCGCCGACGCGCAGGTCGTACGGTCGATGCGGGTGCCGCGGACGGTCATCGGGGTGATGGTCGGGGCCGCGCTCGCCGTTGCCGGATTGGTTCTGCAGGGGATCACCCGCAACCCCATCGCGGAGCCCGGCATCCTGGGCATCAGCCAGGGGGCATCGATGGGCGTCGTCTGCGCCAT
This genomic window contains:
- a CDS encoding DUF6571 family protein, whose product is MTTDLATLTTAAEGWDDMAKEFQKQEKAYKRDVHGITMGPLWLGLSADVANRRFDITLKEYQSAQTEAKAIASLLRDAHTQFVDLRGKLTSARQDAINDGMKVSDQGIVAFDTARLNNTARTAYHHDPDYQDSVRKSVTSWQNRIDQLVKDVTDADKGVDIAFTAVVVDTDATDGTLNGFNGHAYGDIEKYEAENARDIATRLADGKKVSAAELAELERAFRDNSDDKVFSRTLLQGLGPDGTIKLGNELNELALDGKDKDRYQALQSGLADTVARATRVPGSVADAPPGSQKFKDWVAGEDGRFYREWTGSLDTYGTKNYGSNSEPMYGYQSFVALMQHADAEFDDQFLYQLADDLIAAEKKQPNIFTEWGAGHEGVRADALDGLLSVMSRNPDAATAFFDPAGNGSGADHVDNNHLEYLLHEREWPPRLLGGFPNMSIDDPFSRTGLAVALEAGATGKMPLENGEDPWPEVPHTSEQARVMHGIIEELKPDNGTDAPVHENLRRPLANALAQYTNDTHEILGGMDADYVRAATGAGYFHDGGTAHLATSQKDLVQVIRGLSEDPVAYATLHKAESRYIDMELRDIPEGSTEFERSAPLSKSGATLGAYSAIREDVVNDGRLADYNEADWKSKIAYHIIGGAVTPLAIPTGGGSIVVGDALQRGVDTWAWEWANSMKAEADARANAAIADEYLNVNNQMVIMVDAWANGRTDIDTATDQGKAQVAVLVDGILNGHDRGQGLAQKYLTDTVN
- a CDS encoding helix-turn-helix domain-containing protein, with the translated sequence MGRRPSVFVRPVSMEEGRKLQRISRTAKDPVKLRRAIVVLMSAQGQTVKDITVLMQVAEDYVRDVIHAFNERGLDALDPKWSGNAPRRSVTRCVSASA
- a CDS encoding pyridoxamine 5'-phosphate oxidase family protein, with the translated sequence MTVVDAHPGGPRGPEQRKREALERLTRDNDVWVATADATGEPCLVPLAFWWDGEAVWLSTLDTNPTGRNLCASGRVRLSFGHSRDVVLMHGTARMLTREELPAEVGDAFAAKDGWDPREDHPSYVFFQVTPHVLQAWGTVPEMTGRTLMREGKWLV
- a CDS encoding MFS transporter codes for the protein MPDSLARPSLWRNPQFVLLASARVVSVMGNGFARVALAFAVLSLPGASPGRLSLVLACQTVPQLLFIFWGGVLADRMSRSRLMAMADVLGAAAYGGLAALVLAGHAPLFLLCALTVAAGTATALFSPAMDGAVPLVVPAARLQEANGLLRVGTNISLLLGLALSGVAVASMGAGWALALNAFSFAVSAVLTWLLRIGERPPRASSGWTDLREGWREFSSRQWLWVVVGQYTLVVAALNAFAGVLGPLATQDGRGGARVWSVIVAAQALGAVVGAGLAARVRVGRPVLVAVLATLPMAVPMALMGAGAPVWLIAAAMFASGLSTDVFSVLWSTTIQREVPEEVLSRVISYDWFGSLAFAPLGLLVAGPAAAVWGTGPALVVCSGVIVVATLGALAAPQVRGLRTRVPHDGPVPLSPGSADARPAGGEAVG
- a CDS encoding class I SAM-dependent methyltransferase, encoding MSRWRQLTGETSGQDYAERFAELARSGKDTHGEARFCAALLPDGARVLDAGCGTGRVMIRLAQLGHDCVGVDLDASMLAVAREQAPELPWHQADLAGFDPDRLGITADFDLVVAAGNVLPLLAPGTEAEVVRRLASVLRPGGLFVAGFGLDEAHLPVPPGLTLAQYDDHCAAAGLTLVDRFATWDADPYDNGGYAVTVHRR